One genomic segment of Desmodus rotundus isolate HL8 chromosome 5, HLdesRot8A.1, whole genome shotgun sequence includes these proteins:
- the LOC128780976 gene encoding olfactory receptor 10AG1-like, with protein sequence MENKFKREKSNVTTMMEFVLLGFSDIPNIQWILFGIFLVIYLTILMCNSIIILITKIDPALQTPMYFFLGNFSFLEICYVTVTIPRMLMDLVSQKGNISLLACATQMCFILMFGGSECLLLTVMAYDRYVAICNPLHYTVVMNQKVCVQLVTASWLSAVAVVIGQTWQIFSLPFCGSNTINHFFCDLPPVFKLACGDTFVNEIVVYVVTVVFVTIPFLLIVASYGKIISNILKLSSARGKAKAFSTCSSHLIVVILFYGTATITYLRPKPNQSEGIRKLISLFYTVLIPMLNPIIYTLRNKDIVMALKKLLTKSLR encoded by the coding sequence ATggagaacaaatttaaaagagaaaaatcaaatgtcACTACAATGATGGAATTTGTTCTGCTGGGGTTTTCTGATATTCCCAATATCCAGTGGATTCTATTCGGGATATTTTTAGTCATCTATCTGACCATCCTCATGTGCAATAGCATCATTATCCTGATAACAAAAATTGACCCTGCTCTCCAGACccccatgtatttttttctcGGCAATTTTTCCTTTCTAGAAATCTGTTATGTAACAGTCACTATCCCAAGAATGCTCATGGACCTCGTGAGCcagaaaggaaatatttctttGCTTGCTTGTGCAACACAAATGTGTTTCATCCTTATGTTCGGAGGCTCGGAGTGTCTCCTCTTGACAGTGATGGCTTATGACCGCTACGTGGCCATTTGCAACCCTCTGCATTACACTGTAGTGATGAACCAGAAGGTCTGTGTCCAGCTGGTGACTGCCTCCTGGCTCAGTGCAGTTGCCGTCGTAATCGGGCAAACATGGCAGATTTTTTCTCTGCCCTTTTGTGGATCTAACACAATTAATCATTTCTTCTGTGACCTCCCCCCAGTATTCAAGCTAGCTTGTGGGGACACATTTGTGAATGAGATAGTAGTCTATGTAGTTACAGTGGTATTTGTCACAATTCCATTTCTGTTGATCGTTGCCTCCTATGGCAAAATTATTTCCAACATTCTGAAATTGTCATCAGCCAGAGGCAAGGCTAAAGCCTTCTCCACCTGTTCCTCTCACCTGATAGTTGTCATCTTATTCTATGGCACAGCTACTATCACTTATTTACGACCCAAACCAAATCAGTCTGAAGGAATCAGAAAACTGATCTCTCTTTTCTACACCGTTTTGATCCCGATGTTGAATCCCATCATATACACTCTGAGGAACAAAGACATCGTGATGGCACTGAAAAAACTACTAACTAAGTCATTACGGTGA